TAGTTGCGAAACTCCTTGCGATGAAGGATTCTTTTTTTGGTCATATTGGAGTTGGATTTTTTTGCGACACAAAAGATTGAGGCCTTGATGGTGGGTTACTCTTCTGATGAAAGTGTCATTAAGAGATTCCGTATTTTTTTTCTTAAAATTTATAAATGATCCTTCAGGATTTACCTTTAAAAGTTCGAGGGCCTTATTGGGGCTTGCAAAAGTTATTGAAAAATCGCAAGGTGCGGGATTATTTTTGTTTCTTATCACCTTGATGACTTCGTCGGTATGCCCAACTTGCAACCAAGATGTAGGAACTTTTATTCTATTTTTTGGACTTTTATCACAAACTTCAGAAGCATAGTTTTCCCATTCTTGACCTTGAAAGTTATCACTCCCCAGAAGGCATATGCCAGTGGGAAGGGTGCCAATATTTCCCGCGGAATGACCAGAGCGAAGAGAGTCGGTAGCTGGAGAGGTGAGAGGTGGTCCTTCTAGAAATCCACATTTCTTGCTGGCTTCGGTGATTCCCCTAAAGCTGCCCTTATCAAATTTATTTTTTCGTACCGCAGAAGAGTAATTGGAAACTTCTCTCAAAGAAATTTGACCGCTTTGGGGGTTTACAAAGGCTTGCATATAGTCCTTTTGCCAAGTGTAACTTTTAACGGGCACTTGTTGTAGCAGCGCTTTGAATTTCTTTTTTTTGGCTTCGGAAATTTTTAAAGAATCAATGGAGTTGTTTATTCTTTCCATGGTTGCGTCAGATACGGGGAGCACAATCAAGGGAGGATTTTCTCCTGCGGCCAGCAAAGTTTTTTCAACAAGTTCACTTGCGAATTGGCTATCCCTTTCGTATGACCCACTATCAGATACGAC
This DNA window, taken from Bdellovibrionota bacterium, encodes the following:
- a CDS encoding protein-arginine deiminase family protein; protein product: MRLRLIYIFYFIFISSLKSYAACPEWISNKSNLPLCPEKGQLVPETYPVAAVVVSDSGSYERDSQFASELVEKTLLAAGENPPLIVLPVSDATMERINNSIDSLKISEAKKKKFKALLQQVPVKSYTWQKDYMQAFVNPQSGQISLREVSNYSSAVRKNKFDKGSFRGITEASKKCGFLEGPPLTSPATDSLRSGHSAGNIGTLPTGICLLGSDNFQGQEWENYASEVCDKSPKNRIKVPTSWLQVGHTDEVIKVIRNKNNPAPCDFSITFASPNKALELLKVNPEGSFINFKKKNTESLNDTFIRRVTHHQGLNLLCRKKIQLQYDQKKNPSSQGVSQLLNLRDILLNKAFAESPALENCENLSNKDVYRILTEDSELKIYNQLIQEQIDNLKKDVLAKLQKALPACKIDALDVPNIFYGGQPVKTSKNKYILPHGMAKSFLPSPTNSVAVAETIISPEPANDIFRKYLQVEYEKRGLKSEFIDTFDYAHLGGGNLHCATNTIHICRPRN